Within the Cupriavidus malaysiensis genome, the region GGGGCAGGCCCGGCCTGGGCGCGAGCATCATCGCCACGCTCTACGGGCAGCCCGAGAAGGCAGCCATCTTCGCCTACGAGAAGGGCGCCACGATGGACTACGAAGCCCTCGCGCCCGCACGCCGCGTGATGTTCTTCCTGGCCAACGACACCTTCACCAACCTGTCCGCGCCCGGCCTGCGGCTGTTCGATGCCGCGATCGACTGGGCCATCGGCGCGCCGGACACGGCCTGCGTGACGGCGCGGGGGGCGGAGGCGGGCTGATGCTGGGCTCGGCCGGCGGTGGCTGCCGGCTGGCTTCAGCGGGGGCAGGCCTCGTGCCTCTCGTCTCATCTTATTCAATTAACGGCCAGGCGTTTTTTGTTCTGCTTCAGACGCGGCAGGGCCGCGCCATGACGATAGTGTCATGGGGAGGGAAAGGGCCGCTGCCGGTTGGCCGTGGGGCTTGTCGGCTTCGATTCTGTGCTCGCGTGCTGGATCACACCGTTGGCTTCGCTTGGGCGTGGCGCCTTGCTAAACCACCCCTCTCCCCCGCCCTCTCCGTGCGGGGAGAGGGAGCCAAGACCGTGTGCTTGGCGCTCGGTGTTGGTGCATCTCGTCGGCTTCGTCCAGCGCGACGTGGTTCGCACCGCGCCGCTTCGCTCCCCTCTCCCGCCTGCGGCAGAGGGGCCGGGGGAGAGGGCCGGCATTCGCTAGCACGATGGCGTTCGCAGGCCGGCAGGCGCCGCACTACACCAGCCGCGCGCCGGGCCAGGCGCCCGACATCACCGTATTGCGCACCGATTGCCGCACGGTCTGCATGATGTCCCACAGTTCAGGCACCGGCGGGCGGTTGCGCGCCGTGGCGAGCGCGACCTGCCGCGTCACCACCGGCTCGATCAGGCGCGCCGAGTGCAGGCGGCCCTGGGCGACGCGGTCGGCCACGGCGGCGAAGGGCAGCAGCGTGGCGCCGCAGCCGTCTTCCACCAGGCGCATCGACACCGTGTTCGATGCATCGCATTCCATCGCCAGTTGCAGGGAGGCACCGTTGCGCGCGGCCAGGGTCTCGGCCAGCACGCGCAGGCCGTGTCCGGTGCTGGGCAGGATCAGCGGCACTTCGGCCAGCCGCCGCACGGGGAAGGTCGGGCCGAGGTGGCTCCAGGAGGTGGGGGTGACCAGGGTCAGGTCTTCCTCCAGCAGGATGTCGACCTTGAGCGCGCCCTGCTGCTCGGGCAGGTAGAGCAGCGCGACGTCGATCTCGCCGGCGGCCAGCCAGGCCAGCAGCGGGCTGGCCAGTCCTTCGACGAAGCGCACCTTGGTGGCGGGAAAGCGCAGCTTGAGCGCGGTGCCGATGGCGGCGAAGGCGGTGTTGGCGATGGTCGGCTGGGCCGCGATCACCAGCTGGGCCGGCCCCTTGGCCGAGGAGGCGCGGATGGCCTCGCGCGCTTCGGCCAGCGTGGCGGCGACCTGGCGTGCATAGCCGAGCAGCGTCTGCCCGGCCTCGGTCAATACCACGCCACGGCCGCTGCGGTGGAACAGGCGCGCATCCAGCGCGGCCTCCAGCCGGGCGATCTGGCGGCTGATGGTCGACTGGTCGGCGCCCAGTTCGAGCGCGGCGCGCGAAATGCTCTGCGTGCTGGCGACGCAGACGAAGCAGGCCAGGTCGTCGGAGTTCAGGGCGGAGGGCGGGGTGGCCATGCCGGGCGTCAGGCCTTGCCGGCGCTGCCGGCAGTCCCGTCCGCGCTGTCCGCACCATCCGCGCCGGGGACCTTGTCGCCGATGGCGAACGACGCCATGTGTTCCAGCGCCCGCACCAGTCCGGCGTGGTCCCAGCGCGCGCCGCCGAGCGCGCTGCAGGTGTTGAACAACTGCTGGCAGGAGGCGGTATTGGGCAGGTTGACACCGAGCTTGCGCGCGGTGGACAGCGCCAGTTCCAGGTCCTTCTGGTGCAGCGCGATGCGGAAGCCGGGCTCGAAGCGGCGCTCGATCATGCGCTCGCCGTGCACCTCGAGGACGCGCGAGCTGGCGAAGCCGCCCATCAGCGCCTGGCGCACGCGTGCGGGATCGGCGCCGGCCCTGGCCGCCAGCACCAGCGCTTCGCCCACGGCCTCGATGGTCAGGGCCACGATCACCTGGTTGGCCACCTTGGCCACCTGGCCGTCGCCCACGCCGCCCACCAGGGTGATGTTCTTGCCCAGGCATTGCAGCAGCGGCTGCACGCGCGCAAATACTTCGGGCTTGCCGCCGGCCATGATGGACAGGGTGGCGGCCTTGGCGCCGACCTCGCCGCCCGACACCGGCGCATCGACATAGTCGCTGCCCAGTGCCTCGATGCGTGCAGCGAAATCGCGCGTCTCGATCGGCGAGATCGAGCTCATGTCCACCACCGTCTTGCCCGCGCCCAGTCCCTCGGCCACGCCGCCGGCGCCGAACAGCACGCGCTCGACGTCCGGCGTGTCGGGCAGCATCAGGAACACGGTGTCGGCCTGGCGCGCGACCTCGGCGGCGCTGGCGCAGGCCTGCGCCCCGGCGTCGCGCAGGGCCTGCGGCACGCCGCTGCGGGTGTGCGCGTACAGCGTGTGGCCGGCGGCCAGCAGGTGTGCCGCCATCGGCGTGCCCATCACGCCCAGGCCGATGAATCCGATCTTGCTCATGTGTCGCTCCCTGCCTCAGGCATGTATGCGGCGCCGCTCACGAGGCGAAGCGCTCGCGAAGCGCCCGCGTGGCGTCGCGGAACAGGTTCTGGTCGAGCCCGACGGCGACGAAGGCGGCGCCGCGCTCCAGGTAGCGGCGTGCGTCCGCCTCCACCGGGGCGAGGATGCCGACCGCCTTGCCCGCGCGTTCGGCGGCGCCGAAGATGCGCTCCATCTCGGCCTGCACCTCGGGGTGGTTGGGGTTGCCGAGATGGCCGCAGGCGGCGGCGAGGTCGGACGGGCCGATGAAGACGCCATCGACGCCATCCACGGCGCAGATCGCCTCGGCGGCATCCACGCCCTTGCGGCTCTCGATCTGTACCAGCACGCAGATATTGTCGTTGACCTGCGTGAAGTAGTCGGCGACGGTGCCGTAGCGGTTGGCGCGCTGGACCATGGACACGCCGCGCGTGCCCTGGGGCGGGTAGCGCGTCGCCGAGACCGCGCGCGCGGCTTCGTCGGCGCTTTCCACCATCGGGATCAGGAAATTGTAGAAGCCGATGTCGAGCAGGCGCTTGAGCAGGATGGGGTCGTTGGCGGGCGGCCGCACCACGGGCGCGCTGGCGCTGTCCTTCAGCGCCATCAACTGCGGCACGAAGCTCAGCACGTCATTGGGCGCGTGTTCGCCATCGAGCAGCAGCCAGTCGAAGCCGGCCAGGCCGAGGATCTCGGTGGTGGTGGGATTGGCCAGCGAGCACCAGCAGCCGATCTGGCGCTGGCGTGCCAGGATGGCCGAACGGAAGCGGTTGGGCAGCGGCGAGGGCAGGAGGGAAGGCATGAGGATTCCTGTGCGGGATAAGGGAAGGCAGGCGGCGCGGCGGTGCGATGATGCGATTGCGTTCAGCCGGTGATGCCGATCTGCCACGGCGCGAATTCGTGGTCGCCCAGGCCGAGCAGTTCGCTTTTGCTGCGGCGGCCGGAGGCGGTGGCGAGGATGTCGGCGAAGATACGTTCGCCCATGCTCTCGATGGTGGCGGTGCCGTCGAGGATCTCGCCGCAATTGATGTCCATGTCCTCCTCCAGCCGGTGGTACATCGGCGAGTTGGTGGCCAGCTTGAGCGAGGGCACCGGCTTGGCGCCGAACATCGAGCCGCGGCCGGTGGTGAAGCAGATCAGGTTGGCGCCGCTGGCGATCTGGCCGGTGGCGGAGACCGGGTCGAAGCCCGGCGAATC harbors:
- a CDS encoding LysR substrate-binding domain-containing protein, whose product is MATPPSALNSDDLACFVCVASTQSISRAALELGADQSTISRQIARLEAALDARLFHRSGRGVVLTEAGQTLLGYARQVAATLAEAREAIRASSAKGPAQLVIAAQPTIANTAFAAIGTALKLRFPATKVRFVEGLASPLLAWLAAGEIDVALLYLPEQQGALKVDILLEEDLTLVTPTSWSHLGPTFPVRRLAEVPLILPSTGHGLRVLAETLAARNGASLQLAMECDASNTVSMRLVEDGCGATLLPFAAVADRVAQGRLHSARLIEPVVTRQVALATARNRPPVPELWDIMQTVRQSVRNTVMSGAWPGARLV
- a CDS encoding 2-hydroxy-3-oxopropionate reductase produces the protein MSKIGFIGLGVMGTPMAAHLLAAGHTLYAHTRSGVPQALRDAGAQACASAAEVARQADTVFLMLPDTPDVERVLFGAGGVAEGLGAGKTVVDMSSISPIETRDFAARIEALGSDYVDAPVSGGEVGAKAATLSIMAGGKPEVFARVQPLLQCLGKNITLVGGVGDGQVAKVANQVIVALTIEAVGEALVLAARAGADPARVRQALMGGFASSRVLEVHGERMIERRFEPGFRIALHQKDLELALSTARKLGVNLPNTASCQQLFNTCSALGGARWDHAGLVRALEHMASFAIGDKVPGADGADSADGTAGSAGKA
- the garL gene encoding 2-dehydro-3-deoxyglucarate aldolase, whose amino-acid sequence is MPSLLPSPLPNRFRSAILARQRQIGCWCSLANPTTTEILGLAGFDWLLLDGEHAPNDVLSFVPQLMALKDSASAPVVRPPANDPILLKRLLDIGFYNFLIPMVESADEAARAVSATRYPPQGTRGVSMVQRANRYGTVADYFTQVNDNICVLVQIESRKGVDAAEAICAVDGVDGVFIGPSDLAAACGHLGNPNHPEVQAEMERIFGAAERAGKAVGILAPVEADARRYLERGAAFVAVGLDQNLFRDATRALRERFAS